One part of the Girardinichthys multiradiatus isolate DD_20200921_A chromosome 10, DD_fGirMul_XY1, whole genome shotgun sequence genome encodes these proteins:
- the hlfb gene encoding HLF transcription factor, PAR bZIP family member b isoform X2, which yields MEKMSRRHPLPLNPAFLAPNPHGVLKSLLENPMKLPLHHEACSKEQEKEKNLEEECNAPQSAFLGPTLWDKTLSYDGDTFQLEYMDLEEFLSENGIPASPSQHQQDQHQAHHALQRPPPIMTTVRPTPARSVMDLSSHASTSIVSPNCLHSSPAAAGLPNSRNTPSPIDPESIQVPVSYEPDPADLALSSVPGQEIFDPRKRKFSAEELKPQPMIKKARKVFIPEDLKDDKYWARRRKNNMAAKRSRDARRLKENQIAIRASFLEKENSALRQEVADLRKELGRAKNILVKYEAQHGPL from the exons ATGGAGAAGATGTCCCGCCGGCACCCTCTGCCGCTTAATCCCGCCTTTCTGGCGCCGAACCCGCATGGAGTTCTGAAGTCCCTGCTAGAGAACCCGATGAAGCTACCGCTGCATCATGAAG cTTGTAGCAAAGAGCAGGAGAAAGAGAAGAACCTGGAGGAAGAGTGCAATGCCCCTCAGTCAGCTTTCCTGGGACCAACTCTGTGGGACAAAACCCTCTCCTATGATGGAGACACCTTTCAGCTGGAGTACATGGACCTGGAAGAGTTCCTGTCGGAGAACGGGATCCCGGCCAGCCCCTCCCAGCACCAGCAGGACCAGCACCAAGCACACCACGCCCTGCAACGCCCGCCGCCCATCATGACCACAGTGCGGCCCACCCCGGCACGCTCGGTGATGGACCTCAGCAGCCACGCCTCCACATCCATCGTCTCCCCCAACTGCCTGCACAGCAGCCCAGCAGCCGCAG GCCTCCCAAACTCCAGAAACACTCCCAGCCCCATTGATCCAGAGTCCATCCAGGTTCCAGTCAGCTATGAACCCGACCCGGCGGACTTGGCTCTGTCCAGCGTTCCGGGTCAGGAGATCTTTGATCCACGCAAGCGCAAATTCTCTGCCGAGGAGCTGAAGCCTCAACCAATGATCAAGAAGGCACGGAAGGTTTTCATTCCCGAAGATCTGAAG GATGATAAATACTGGGCACGGCGCAGGAAGAACAACATGGCTGCGAAGCGTTCCCGCGACGCTCGGCGGCTCAAGGAAAACCAAATAGCCATCCGGGCCTCTTTCCTGGAGAAGGAAAACTCTGCTCTGAGACAGGAGGTGGCTGACCTAAGGAAGGAGCTTGGACGGGCCAAGAACATCCTGGTCAAGTATGAGGCCCAGCACGGGCCGCTGTGA
- the hlfb gene encoding HLF transcription factor, PAR bZIP family member b isoform X1, protein MEKMSRRHPLPLNPAFLAPNPHGVLKSLLENPMKLPLHHEACSKEQEKEKNLEEECNAPQSAFLGPTLWDKTLSYDGDTFQLEYMDLEEFLSENGIPASPSQHQQDQHQAHHALQRPPPIMTTVRPTPARSVMDLSSHASTSIVSPNCLHSSPAAAGLPNSRNTPSPIDPESIQVPVSYEPDPADLALSSVPGQEIFDPRKRKFSAEELKPQPMIKKARKVFIPEDLKQDDKYWARRRKNNMAAKRSRDARRLKENQIAIRASFLEKENSALRQEVADLRKELGRAKNILVKYEAQHGPL, encoded by the exons ATGGAGAAGATGTCCCGCCGGCACCCTCTGCCGCTTAATCCCGCCTTTCTGGCGCCGAACCCGCATGGAGTTCTGAAGTCCCTGCTAGAGAACCCGATGAAGCTACCGCTGCATCATGAAG cTTGTAGCAAAGAGCAGGAGAAAGAGAAGAACCTGGAGGAAGAGTGCAATGCCCCTCAGTCAGCTTTCCTGGGACCAACTCTGTGGGACAAAACCCTCTCCTATGATGGAGACACCTTTCAGCTGGAGTACATGGACCTGGAAGAGTTCCTGTCGGAGAACGGGATCCCGGCCAGCCCCTCCCAGCACCAGCAGGACCAGCACCAAGCACACCACGCCCTGCAACGCCCGCCGCCCATCATGACCACAGTGCGGCCCACCCCGGCACGCTCGGTGATGGACCTCAGCAGCCACGCCTCCACATCCATCGTCTCCCCCAACTGCCTGCACAGCAGCCCAGCAGCCGCAG GCCTCCCAAACTCCAGAAACACTCCCAGCCCCATTGATCCAGAGTCCATCCAGGTTCCAGTCAGCTATGAACCCGACCCGGCGGACTTGGCTCTGTCCAGCGTTCCGGGTCAGGAGATCTTTGATCCACGCAAGCGCAAATTCTCTGCCGAGGAGCTGAAGCCTCAACCAATGATCAAGAAGGCACGGAAGGTTTTCATTCCCGAAGATCTGAAG CAGGATGATAAATACTGGGCACGGCGCAGGAAGAACAACATGGCTGCGAAGCGTTCCCGCGACGCTCGGCGGCTCAAGGAAAACCAAATAGCCATCCGGGCCTCTTTCCTGGAGAAGGAAAACTCTGCTCTGAGACAGGAGGTGGCTGACCTAAGGAAGGAGCTTGGACGGGCCAAGAACATCCTGGTCAAGTATGAGGCCCAGCACGGGCCGCTGTGA